In the genome of Cercospora beticola chromosome 2, complete sequence, one region contains:
- a CDS encoding uncharacterized protein (BUSCO:EOG09264ENO) has translation MAAPLLSSMRSAQSSICRQCAAASRPRTLFTNTANTLKHELRSRPTTTISSRPFTSSTPRARQKTVQEAKSRYRLGPFSWQAGLLFLVAGGGLTLYFRYEKARMSRARIAEANKGIGKPLVGGPFHLIDHHGNEYTEENLKGKYSLVYFGFTHCPDICPEELDKMAGMIERVKEKHGDKMRSVFISCDPARDTPEVLRRYLKEFHEDILGLVGTWDEVKAVCKAYRVYFSTPPDVKPGQDYLVDHSIYFYLMDPEGDFVEAIGRNFTVDAAAKVINDHIADWKGKIDS, from the exons ATGGCTGCACCCCTTCTCAGCTCAATGCGCTCCGCGCAATCGAGCATATGCAGACAATGCGCCGCAGCATCGCGACCGAGAACGCTTTTCACCAACACAGCCAACACTCTCAAACACGAACTCCGCTCACGACCGACAACGACCATCTCTTCACGTCCCTTCACCTCATCCACTCCCCGCGCACGCCAAAAAACTGTCCAAGAAGCCAAATCGCGCTACCGTCTCGGACCCTTCTCCTGGCAAGCcggcctcctcttcctcgtcgcagGCGGAGGTCTAACCCTCTACTTTCGCTACGAAAAAGCCCGCATGTCCCGCGCTCGCATCGCCGAAGCCAACAAAGGCATTGGAAAACCCCTCGTCGGTGGACCTTTCCATCTCATCGACCATCACGGCAACGAATACACAGAAGAAAACTTGAAAGGGAAATATAGTCTCGTGTACTTTGGTTTCACGCATTGTCCGGATATTTGTCCTGAGGAATTGGATAAGATGGCGGGGATGATTGAGAGGGTGAAAGAGAAGCATGGGGATAAGATGAGGAGTGTTTTCATTTCTTGCGATCCTGCGAGGGATACGCCGGAGGTTTTGAGGAGGTATTTGAAGGAGTTTCATGAGGATATTTTGGGGCTGGTGGGGACGTGGGATGAGGTTAAGGCTGTTTGTAAGGCGTACAGGGTGTATTTTTCTACGCCGCCGGATGTGAAGCCTGGGCAGGATTATTTGGTGGATCATTCGATTTACTTTTATTTGATGG ATCCTGAAGGTGACTTTGTGGAGGCTATTGGCAGGAATTTCACTGTTGATGCTGCGGCCAAGGTCATCAATGACCATATTGCGGACTGGAAGGGCAAGATCGACTCGTGA
- a CDS encoding uncharacterized protein (BUSCO:EOG09265PUI) — MDQAKELLEMPREFVKDGRQFITRCSKPDKREFLRISQAVGMGFLIMGVIGYIVKLIHIPVNNILVGGA, encoded by the exons ATGGACCAAGCAAAGGAGCTTCTGGAGATGCCTCGCGAGTTCGTCAAGGACGGCCGCCAATTCATCACGCGATGCAGCAAGC CCGACAAGCGCGAGTTCCTCCGCATCTCACAAGCAGTCGGGATGGGCTTCTTGATCATGGGCGTGATTGGATATATCGTCAAGTTGA TCCACATTCCTGTAAACAACATCTTGGTCGGCGGCGCATAG
- the EST1 gene encoding Telomerase-binding protein (MEROPS:MER0034665), whose protein sequence is MPGEYSKSWLQWEEASGGRAILHGSPAEIKGMYDALVQALLPLLPAPSENVAVQEGDVDGIKYRVYTPKSSKGGLPIGVNTHGGGFMTGDLNSDALLCMAISEYTNTAIVDVDYRLTPDFKWPVQLEDSLKVYKWAHDNASSFGGDNSKMFTMGGSAGGALALQIANQIVKDSKYKSSLKGVAAQVPCTTHWDNVPEKYKSKYNSYTENAKGTPIIDKESMETFYTHVNADPKDPDTFTILATDNHANYPPVYFTACEFDPLRDDAYIMKDALDAAGVKTKLDYYEGMPHYFWIFPPVPESQTYMQNLVAGVEWLKGQM, encoded by the exons ATGCCGGGTGAATACTCCAAGTCCTGGCTGCAATGGGAAGAGGCCTCCGGTGGCCGCGCCATCCTCCATGGCAGTCCAGCAGAAATCAAGGGCATGTATGATGCTCTTGTTCAAGCCCTGCTGCCTTTGCTGCCAGCTCCCTCCGAGAATGTTGCAGTCCAAGAGGGAGATGTCGACGGTATCAAATACAGAGTCTACACACCAAAGAGCTCTAAGGGGGGCCTGCCAATTGGTGTCAA TACCCATGGAGGAGGATTCATGACCGGCGATTTGAACTCGGATGCTTTGCTTTGCATG GCCATTTCCGAATACACGAACACTGCCATCGTCGATGTCGATTACCGTCTCACTCCCGACTTCAAATGGCCAGTGCAGCTGGAAGACTCCTTGAAGGTCTACAAATGG GCTCACGACAACGCCTCTTCCTTTGGTGGAGACAATAGCAAGATGTTTACCATGGGCGGCTCCGCCGGTGGCGCCCTTGCCCTTCAGATCGCCAACCAGATCGTAAAGGACTCGAAATATAAGTCGTCGCTCAAGGGAGTTGCTGCTCAAGTCCCTTGCACCACGCACTGGGACAACGTTCCAGAGAAGTACAAGTCGAAGTACAACTCTTACACCGAGAACGCCAAGGGCACACCCATCATTGACAAGGAGAGCATGGAGACATTTTATAC TCATGTCAACGCCGACCCCAAAGACCCCGATACCTTCACCATTCTGGCTACCGACAACCACGCCAACTACCCGCCGGTGTACTTCACTGCATGTGAATTCGACCCTCTTCGCGATGATGCGTACATCATGAAAGATGCATTGGATGCTGCGGGAGTCAAGACAAAGTTGGACTATTATGAGGGTATGCCACATTACTTTTGGATTTTCCCACCTGTGCCAGAGAGCCAGACTTATATGCAGAATCTCGTGGCGGGTGTGGAGTGGTTGAAGGGACAGATGTGA